One segment of Kwoniella newhampshirensis strain CBS 13917 chromosome 10 map unlocalized Ctg14, whole genome shotgun sequence DNA contains the following:
- a CDS encoding pyruvate carboxylase: MTIDVLPETDTESSSYHRQTASTHQQIEAWVSHLGIDTSRPGTPGSPSTPDHTIHGLRKKQAGHSGPLKKVLVANRGEIAIRVFRTAHELAMSTVAIYSYEDRMGAHRYKSDESYLVGKGLAPVAAYLSQDDIIRIALEHEVDMIHPGYGFLSENAEFAKKVEDAGIAFIGPRPETIDALGDKTKARSLAIKTGVPVVPGTPGPVESYDKAAAFIEEYGFPVIIKAAMGGGGRGMRVVRDQESFKENFERAVSEAKSAFGDGTVFIERFLDHPRHIEVQLLADGQGNCVHLFERDCSVQRRHQKVVEVAPAPHLDESVRQGILSDALKLADAVQYRNAGTAEFLVDQQNRHYFIEINPRIQVEHTITEEITGIDIVAAQIQIAAGVTLEQLGLTQEHIHRRGFAIQCRITTEDAAAGFQPDTGKIEVYRSAGGNGVRLDASSGYAGAQITPHYDSLLVKCSVSGATYEVARRKMLRALVEFRIRGVKTNIPFLIRLLTHEVFESGKTWTTFIDDTPELFKLVHSQNRAQKLLAYLGDIAVNGSSIKGQMGEPGLKTEAIIPPIVDNADPTKVVDTSEPCLKGWRNIIVNEGPEAFAKAIRAYKGTLIMDTTWRDAHQSLLATRMRTVDMANIAKETSHALQNAYSLECWGGATFDVAMRFLYEDPWDRLRTLRKLVPNIPLQALVRGANAVGYTSYPDNAIYDFSKKAVEAGLDIFRIFDSLNYVENLKVGIDAAKKAGGVVEAAICYSGDVANPKKTKYTLQYYLDLTDELVKEGIHVLGIKDMAGLLKPEAAKILIGAIRKAHPDLPIHVHSHDTAGIAAASMIACAMAGADVVDVAIDDLSGLTSQPAMGAVCGALEQTGLGTGISHENIQALNQYWSQIRKLYQCFEANVRASDSGVFDHEMPGGQYTNLQFQASQLGLGTQWLDIKKRYIDANQLCGDIVKVTPSSKVVGDFAQFMVSNNLSKQDVIDQAATLDFPVSVVEFFQGYLGQPYGGFPEPLRSNIIRDKERIDKRPGLGMKPLDFKQIKTELREKYGPHITDYDVASHYMYPKVFEEFQGFVEKYGDLSVVPTRYFLAKPEINEEMSIAIEQGKTLTIKLLAIGPLNQAKGTRECFFELNGESRAVVVEDTNAAVEHVSREKASSDPGSVGSPMSGVVIDVRVKEGQEVKAGDPLCVLSAMKMESVVSSPVSGKVKRVLVSQNDSIAQGDLVVEITH; the protein is encoded by the exons ATGACCATCGATGTCCTGCCTGAAACTGACACCGAATCGTCTTCCTACCACCGCCAAACCGCCTCTACCCATCAACAGATCGAGGCCTGGGTCTCCCACCTCGGCATCGACACGTCCCGACCTGGTACTCCTGGCAGTCCCAGCACTCCTGACCATAC CATCCATGgtttgaggaagaagcaagCCGGTCATTCCGGTCCCCTCAAGAAGGTCCTCGTCGCCAACAGAGGTGAAATCGCCATCCGTGTCTTCCGTACCGCTCACGAGCTCGCCATGTCGACCGTCGCTATCTACTCTTACGAGGACAGGATGGGAGCACACAGGTACAAGAGTGACGAGAGTTACCTCGTCGGCAAAGGCTTAGCACCCGTCGCTGCGTATCTGTCCCAGGACGACATTATCAGGATTGCTCTTGAGCATGAGGTCGACATGATCCATCCCGG TTACGGTTTCCTCTCTGAGAACGCTGAATTCGCaaagaaggtcgaggacgCAGGTATCGCTTTCATTGGACCTCGACCCGAAACCATCGACGCTCTCGGTGACAAGACTAAAGCCCGTTCTCTTGCCATCAAGACTGGTGTCCCAGTTGTTCCTGGTACTCCCGGTCCTGTCGAGTCGTATGACAAGGCTGCCGCCTTCATCGAGGAGTACGGCTTCCCCGTGATCATCAAGGCAGCCATgggcggtggtggacgTGGTATGCGAGTCGTCAGGGACCAGGAGAGCTTCAAGGAGAACTTTGAGCGAGCCGTTAGTGAAGCGAAGAGTGCTTTCGGTGATGGGACTGTCTTCATCGAGC GTTTCTTGGATCACCCTCGACACATCGAGGTTCAACTTTTGGCGGACGGTCAAGGTAACTGTGTCCACCTATTTGAGCGTGACTGTTCCGTTCAGCGACGACACCAGAAA GTTGTGGAAGTCGCCCCCGCTCCACACCTCGACGAATCCGTCCGACAAGGTATCCTCAGCGATGCTCTCAAGCTCGCTGATGCCGTCCAATACCGAAACGCTGGTACAGCTGAATTCTTGGTCGACCAACAAAACCGACACTATTTCATCGAGATCAACCCTCGTATCCAAGTCGAGCATACCATTACCGAAGAGATCACCGGTATCGACATTGTTGCTGCTCAGATCCAGATTGCTGCTGGTGTCACGCTCGAGCAACTCGGATTGACCCAGGAGCACATTCACCGACGAGGATTCGCTATCCAGTGTCGTATCACCACCGAAGATGCTGCCGCTGGCTTCCAGCCTGACACAGGAAAGATCGAGGTGTACCGATCTGCTGGTGGTAACGGTGTGCGACTCGACGCGAGCTCAGGTTACGCTGGTGCGCAGATCACC CCTCACTACGACTCATTGCTCGTCAAATGTTCCGTTAGCGGTGCTACCTACGAAGTCGCTAGGAGAAAGATGCTCCGAGCTTTGGTTGAGTTCCGTATCCGAggtgtcaag ACCAacatccccttcctcatccgacTGCTCACACACGAAGTCTTTGAGTCCGGCAAGACCTGGACCACCTTCATTGACGATACTCCTGAGCTCTTCAAGCTTGTTCACTCGCAGAACCGAGCCCAAAAACTGCTCGCGTACCTCGGAGACATCGCTGTCAACGGTTCCTCCATCAAAGGGCAAATGGGAGAGCCTGGACTCAAGACCGAGGCCATCATCCCTCCGATCGTTGACAACGCGGATCCCACCAAGGTGGTTGACACCTCTGAGCCTTGTCTCAAGGGTTGGAGaaacatcatcgtcaatgAGGGTCCAGAAGCCTTCGCAAAGGCTATCCGAGCCTATAAGGGTACC CTCATCATGGACACCACATGGCGAGATGCTCACCAATCTCTTCTTGCTACCCGTATGCGAACCGTTGACATGGCCAACATTGCCAAGGAGACAAGTCATGCCCTCCAGAATGCTTACTCACTTGAGTGCTGGGGTGGTGCGACTTTCGACGTTGCGATGAGATTCCTGTACGAGGACCCCTGGGATCGACTGCGAACCCTCCGAAAGCTTGTGCCTAACATCCCGCTCCAGGCCCTTGTTCGAGGTGCCAACGCTGTAGGATACACATCCTATCCCGACAATGCGATTTACGACTTCTCCAAGAAGGCTGTCGAGGCTGGTTTAGACATCTTCCGAATCTTCGACTCACTCAACTACGTTGAGAACCTGAAGGTCGGTATCGACGCCGCTAAGAAGGCGGGTGGTGTCGTGGAAGCTGCTATCTGTTACTCTGGTGACGTGGCCAACCCTAAGAAAACCAAGTATACCCTTCAATACTACCTCGATTTGACCGACGAACTTGTCAAGGAGGGAATTCACGTGTTGGGTATCAAGGATATGGCCGGTTTGCTCAAGCCAGAGGCCGCCAAGATTCTGATTGGTGCCATCCGAAAGGCTCATCCCGATCTTCCTATCCACGTCCACTCTCACGACACCGCTGGTATCGCCGCGGCCAGTATGATCGCTTGCGCCATGGCTGGTGCGGATGTGGTTGACGTCGCCATTGACG ATCTCTCCGGTCTTACTTCCCAGCCCGCCATGGGTGCCGTATGCGGTGCTCTCGAACAAACCGGGCTCGGCACGGGTATCTCGCACGAGAACATCCAGGCTCTCAACCAATACTGGAGTCAAATCCGAAAGCTCTACCAGTGTTTCGAGGCCAATGTCAGAGCTTCCGACTCTGGTGTCTTCGACCACGAGATGCCTGGAGG TCAATACACCAACTTGCAATTCCAAGCTTCACAGCTTGGTCTTGGTACCCAATGGCTTGACATCAAGAAGAGATACATTGATGCAAACCAGCTG TGTGGCGACATCGTCAAGGTCACACCTTCATCCAAGGTTGTCGGTGATTTCGCTCAATTCATGGTCTCCAACAACCTCAGCAAGCAAGACGTTATCGATCAAGCTGCTACTCTTGACTTCCCCGTCTCTGTCGTCGAGTTCTTCCAGGGTTACCTCGGACAACCGTACGGCGGCTTCCCTGAACCTCTTCGATCCAACATCATTCGTGACAAGGAGCGAATCGACAAGCGTCCTGGTCTTGGCATGAAGCCTCTCGATTTCAAGCAGATCAAGACGGAACTCAGGGAGAAATATGGCCCTCATATTACCGACTACGATGTGGCGAGTCATTACATGTACCCCAAGGTGTTCGAGGAGTTCCAAGGCTTCGTTGAGAAGTATGGTGACTTGAG CGTGGTCCCAACCCGATACTTCCTTGCTAAGCCCGAGATCAACGAGGAGATGTCCATTGCCATCGAGCAAGGAAAGACCTTGACCATCAAGTTGCTGGCTATCGGTCCTTTGAACCAAGCCAAGGGAACCAGAGAATGTTTCTTCGAGCTCAAtggagag TCTCGAGCAGTTGTTGTCGAAGACACGAACGCTGCTGTGGAGCACGTTTCGCGAGAGAAGGCATCAAGTGACCCAGGCAGTGTTGGGTCTCCCATG TCTGGTGTCGTAATCGATGTTAGAGTCAAGGAAGGTCAGGAAGTCAAAGCTGGTGACCCTCTCTGTGTTCTCTCAGCAATGAAG ATGGAGTCAGTCGTCTCATCACCTGTTTCAGGCAAGGTCAAGCGTGTTCTGGTCAGTCAGAATGACTCGATCGCTCAAGGCGATCTTGTCGTTGAGATCACGCACTAG